A genome region from Streptomyces sp. NBC_00239 includes the following:
- a CDS encoding ParB/RepB/Spo0J family partition protein, with protein sequence MSKADRLGVSASFARAQPVGVSPRRAAIAEATGAPTSGVVPPSEVPIEALTHNPFNLREELTEIEEMAESLKVRGQLQPLAVATRMAFMEAHPGQIEGLGRAPYVVIDGNRRLAAARLAGLKSMHIHVNDALATSAADILESALIANIHRVDVAPMDQARALQELVDVHGSQAAVAKRLGKTPAWVSQRLTLLNLTPALQEQVESGELKVEPARRIGRLPQEAQEAAVEETVKAVNPPRQRTSPTTAGVNGVNAVNGPAAPAAARRRIVITGATAPEIADQLASQLSPADLAAVTEILATRPS encoded by the coding sequence ATGAGCAAGGCAGACCGGCTCGGCGTCTCGGCCTCCTTCGCCCGCGCCCAGCCGGTGGGCGTCAGCCCCCGGCGCGCGGCCATCGCGGAGGCCACCGGCGCGCCCACCTCCGGTGTGGTCCCGCCCTCCGAGGTGCCCATCGAGGCCCTCACGCACAACCCGTTCAACCTCCGCGAGGAACTCACCGAGATCGAGGAGATGGCCGAGTCCCTCAAGGTCCGCGGTCAGCTCCAGCCGCTCGCGGTCGCCACCCGGATGGCCTTCATGGAGGCCCACCCCGGACAGATCGAGGGCCTGGGCCGGGCCCCGTACGTGGTCATCGACGGCAACCGCCGCCTGGCGGCCGCCCGCCTCGCGGGCCTGAAGTCCATGCACATCCACGTGAACGACGCCCTCGCCACCAGCGCCGCGGACATCCTGGAATCGGCCCTCATCGCCAACATCCACCGCGTGGACGTCGCCCCGATGGACCAGGCCCGCGCCCTCCAGGAACTCGTCGACGTCCACGGCTCCCAGGCCGCCGTCGCCAAGCGCCTCGGCAAGACCCCCGCCTGGGTCTCCCAGCGGCTCACCCTCCTCAACCTGACCCCGGCCCTTCAGGAGCAGGTGGAGAGCGGCGAGCTCAAGGTGGAGCCGGCCCGCCGGATCGGCCGGCTGCCCCAGGAGGCCCAGGAGGCCGCCGTCGAGGAGACCGTCAAGGCGGTCAATCCCCCGCGCCAGCGCACCAGCCCCACCACCGCGGGCGTTAACGGCGTTAACGCCGTTAACGGTCCGGCCGCCCCCGCGGCCGCCCGCCGACGGATCGTCATCACCGGTGCCACCGCCCCGGAGATCGCGGACCAACTCGCCTCCCAGCTCTCCCCGGCGGACCTCGCGGCCGTCACCGAGATCCTGGCGACCCGCCCCTCCTGA
- a CDS encoding ParA family protein gives MTSSPSQGDREKVVSKLPPWLRQELKVRTAQLRVDIQDAVHQGISDWNSLASTPSPVTTSGAESFSTWLPAGQWDEFRTHARDRGVSLIQGLAQSIQLWLEKNPAPTVQRPSVVRRIVVCNQKGGVGKTAITAGTAEALAEDPASLYPVRIARQLALLTEDDPAVDREDLPGLGMRVLLVDFDPQGHLTKQLGQQPAPIGGDSLTRHMAGENQGPLQDLIVPIPDPRFGDRLHLLPSCTDAFLLDVRLSTVRAREAALERALAPVESDYDVILVDCPPSLGLSMDAAIYYGRRRPAEEPGASGALIVVQAEDSSADAYDLLTSQINDLRDDLSLDIDYLGLVVNLYDGRRGYIATSSLQAWMDIKDPRVVAVVPDLKEQREAVRLKQPLFVYAPKGDQAVVLRALAREIS, from the coding sequence ATGACTTCGTCCCCGTCCCAGGGCGACCGCGAGAAGGTCGTCTCCAAGCTGCCCCCATGGCTGCGCCAGGAGTTGAAGGTCCGCACCGCACAACTGCGCGTGGACATCCAAGATGCCGTCCACCAGGGCATCAGCGACTGGAACTCCCTCGCCTCGACCCCCTCCCCCGTGACCACGTCCGGTGCCGAGTCCTTCTCCACCTGGCTGCCCGCCGGCCAATGGGACGAGTTCCGCACCCACGCCCGGGACCGCGGAGTCTCCCTCATCCAGGGCCTCGCCCAGTCCATCCAGCTGTGGCTGGAGAAGAACCCGGCCCCGACCGTCCAGCGCCCCTCCGTGGTCCGCCGCATCGTCGTGTGCAACCAGAAGGGCGGCGTCGGCAAGACCGCCATCACCGCCGGCACCGCGGAAGCCCTCGCCGAGGACCCCGCGAGCCTGTACCCCGTACGCATCGCCCGCCAGCTCGCCCTCCTCACCGAGGACGACCCGGCCGTCGACCGCGAGGACCTCCCCGGCCTCGGCATGCGCGTCCTGCTCGTCGACTTCGACCCGCAGGGCCACCTCACCAAGCAGCTCGGCCAGCAGCCCGCCCCCATCGGCGGCGACAGCCTGACCCGCCACATGGCCGGTGAGAACCAGGGCCCGCTCCAGGACCTCATCGTCCCCATCCCCGACCCGCGCTTCGGCGACCGGCTGCACCTCCTGCCGTCGTGCACCGACGCGTTCCTCCTCGACGTCCGGCTCTCCACGGTCCGGGCCCGCGAGGCCGCCCTCGAACGCGCCCTCGCCCCCGTCGAGTCGGACTACGACGTCATCCTCGTCGACTGCCCGCCGAGCCTGGGCCTGTCCATGGACGCGGCGATCTACTACGGCCGCCGCCGCCCCGCCGAGGAGCCCGGCGCCTCCGGTGCCCTGATCGTCGTCCAGGCCGAGGACTCCTCCGCCGACGCGTACGACCTGCTCACCTCCCAGATCAACGACCTGCGCGACGACCTCAGCCTCGACATCGACTACCTGGGCCTGGTCGTCAATCTGTACGACGGCCGGCGCGGCTACATCGCGACCTCCTCGCTGCAGGCCTGGATGGACATAAAGGATCCGCGGGTCGTGGCCGTCGTCCCCGACCTCAAGGAGCAGCGCGAGGCGGTCCGCCTCAAGCAGCCGTTGTTCGTCTACGCGCCCAAGGGCGACCAGGCCGTCGTACTGCGCGCCCTCGCACGGGAGATCTCATGA
- the tap gene encoding telomere-associated protein Tap: MSRNQSHQQPDAQASLFAAVDALLEEAAAQDALPHPDERKRLREAAGLSQDQVAKALSVRRETVTGWETGRTDPRPPKRAAYSRLLDGLAALHPPEPAAPAPSPERPTLQPAPAPAPDSTINAVNTEAPTEPPAPAPQPIVNAVNTPTPAPTTAAAPKSIINAVNAPAPEPAPAPAAEPAPQPQPQPIINAVNTEAPTEPSAQSPAQAPHPESIINAVNAAPTAAPTVNGVNAPTEPPSPTHSPQPTRRTPAPARAATTPSSGATPSSGATPPRYANGPLAVLTTTGATPHGKPAPLTAYAARGLVLDCPARDLPSLVTWALSPETALGAPRLHRYGKDSDPLLVLTAEAVEALGLPLTLEDRRGLRLPDNHPVVKGLTRAKWQLTRRGFGPWARIYRPATAAAGRQCVQLAVLPWDALDPRSWGEDTGTLPAPELAELLGSYADRVLTPRGSTAVSGLELMTALRPPTRAVKDESTGTWVSAPVPGSLTRPVDPAPPEAPDEHPVVASLYPRHHLRTPDQMLDEEAYDWIRDPELLTDAECARTHAVGIDVNMAFAAAANRLLVGLGPATHVTSPEFDPKLPGSWLADLSGIALDPRLPSPFTPDGSRPAGPAWYATPTLAYARELGHDVRPLQAWIRRDNGPYLDAWYSRLRDAYVATMAGLGVTTGLTDAEFLAAMETHKRHDPAQTAVLSAIKATVKGGIGKLRERPQGTGYQPGEAWPALERPTWRPDIRAAVISTARVNMHRKMNKLATAADLYPIAVLSDCAVYLSDGPSPLDFLPRTPDGKPVPGGFRLGVSPGMVKHEGTQPLLWAVGLLDERHNPARHIKGHDAAADGE, from the coding sequence ATGTCCCGCAACCAGTCCCACCAGCAGCCCGACGCCCAGGCCTCACTCTTCGCGGCGGTCGACGCCCTGCTCGAAGAAGCCGCCGCGCAGGACGCCCTGCCCCACCCGGACGAGCGCAAGCGCCTCCGCGAAGCCGCCGGCCTCAGCCAGGACCAAGTCGCCAAGGCACTCTCGGTACGCCGCGAGACGGTGACCGGCTGGGAGACCGGCCGCACCGACCCCCGCCCGCCCAAGCGCGCCGCGTACAGCCGCCTCCTCGACGGCCTCGCCGCCCTCCACCCCCCGGAGCCCGCCGCCCCCGCGCCGAGCCCCGAACGCCCGACCCTCCAGCCGGCACCCGCCCCGGCACCCGACTCGACCATTAACGCCGTTAACACCGAAGCTCCCACCGAGCCCCCGGCCCCGGCTCCCCAGCCGATCGTTAACGCCGTTAACACCCCCACCCCGGCACCCACCACGGCCGCCGCCCCGAAGTCGATCATTAACGCCGTTAACGCCCCGGCCCCCGAGCCGGCTCCCGCCCCGGCCGCGGAACCCGCTCCGCAGCCGCAGCCGCAGCCGATCATTAACGCCGTTAACACCGAGGCTCCCACCGAGCCCTCGGCTCAGTCGCCGGCTCAGGCCCCGCACCCCGAGTCGATCATTAACGCCGTTAACGCCGCCCCCACGGCAGCCCCGACCGTTAACGGCGTTAACGCCCCCACCGAGCCGCCCTCCCCCACCCACTCCCCCCAGCCCACCCGCAGGACCCCGGCCCCGGCCCGAGCAGCCACCACCCCGTCCTCCGGAGCCACCCCGTCCTCCGGAGCCACCCCGCCCCGCTACGCCAACGGCCCCCTCGCCGTACTCACCACCACCGGCGCCACCCCCCACGGCAAGCCGGCCCCCCTCACCGCCTACGCAGCCCGCGGCCTCGTCCTCGACTGCCCCGCCCGGGACCTGCCCTCCCTCGTCACCTGGGCCCTCTCCCCCGAGACCGCCCTCGGCGCCCCCCGCCTCCACCGCTACGGCAAGGACTCCGACCCGCTCCTCGTCCTCACCGCCGAAGCCGTCGAGGCCCTCGGGCTGCCCCTCACCCTCGAAGACCGCCGCGGCCTGCGCCTGCCCGACAACCACCCCGTCGTCAAAGGCCTCACCCGCGCCAAATGGCAGCTGACCCGCCGCGGCTTCGGCCCCTGGGCCCGCATCTACCGGCCGGCCACCGCCGCCGCCGGCCGCCAGTGCGTCCAGCTCGCCGTCCTCCCCTGGGACGCGCTCGACCCGAGGTCCTGGGGCGAGGACACCGGCACCCTCCCGGCCCCCGAACTCGCCGAGCTCCTCGGCTCCTACGCCGACCGCGTCCTCACCCCCCGCGGATCCACCGCCGTATCCGGCCTCGAACTCATGACGGCCTTGCGCCCCCCGACCCGCGCCGTCAAGGACGAGTCCACCGGCACCTGGGTCTCCGCCCCCGTACCCGGCTCCCTGACCCGCCCCGTCGACCCCGCACCCCCCGAGGCCCCCGACGAGCACCCGGTCGTCGCCTCCCTCTATCCCCGCCACCACCTGCGCACCCCGGACCAGATGCTCGACGAGGAGGCGTACGACTGGATCCGCGATCCCGAACTCCTCACCGACGCCGAATGCGCCCGCACCCACGCCGTCGGCATCGACGTGAACATGGCCTTCGCCGCCGCCGCGAACCGCCTCCTCGTCGGACTCGGCCCCGCCACCCACGTCACCTCACCGGAGTTCGACCCCAAGCTCCCCGGCAGCTGGCTCGCCGACCTGTCCGGCATCGCGCTCGACCCGCGCCTGCCCAGCCCCTTCACCCCCGACGGAAGCCGCCCCGCCGGCCCCGCCTGGTACGCGACGCCCACCCTCGCCTACGCCCGCGAGCTCGGCCACGACGTCCGCCCCCTCCAGGCCTGGATCCGCCGCGACAACGGCCCCTACCTCGACGCCTGGTACTCCCGGCTCCGCGACGCGTACGTGGCCACCATGGCCGGACTCGGCGTCACCACGGGCCTCACCGACGCCGAGTTCCTGGCCGCGATGGAGACCCACAAGCGGCACGACCCGGCGCAGACCGCCGTGCTCTCCGCCATCAAGGCCACCGTCAAGGGCGGCATCGGCAAGCTCCGCGAACGCCCCCAGGGCACCGGCTACCAGCCGGGCGAAGCCTGGCCCGCCCTGGAACGCCCCACCTGGCGCCCCGACATCCGCGCCGCCGTCATCTCCACGGCCCGTGTGAACATGCACCGCAAGATGAACAAACTGGCGACCGCCGCAGACCTGTACCCCATCGCCGTCCTCTCCGACTGCGCGGTGTACCTCTCCGACGGACCCAGCCCCCTCGACTTCCTCCCCCGCACCCCCGACGGCAAGCCCGTCCCCGGCGGCTTCCGCCTCGGAGTCAGCCCCGGCATGGTCAAGCACGAAGGCACCCAGCCCCTGCTGTGGGCCGTCGGCCTGCTCGACGAACGCCACAACCCCGCACGCCACATCAAGGGCCACGACGCAGCGGCCGACGGAGAGTAA
- the tpg gene encoding telomere-protecting terminal protein Tpg, with amino-acid sequence MSDINDSLTRADEQNFTRPVPKSAGAQMRFLVKQLKSTREAARVLGISQRTVERYVKDQIKQPKPALAARLESEVRRRWQPLVRKRARDKAAKTAGLVIETRARFGFTAAPGTTDDGRVRRITQHLPAAYASRLFAAQEAGAGEQQLRQIAAEGLQEVYFKDHGARASGLLVEFTDIDYVEFDF; translated from the coding sequence ATGTCCGACATCAACGACAGCCTCACCCGCGCCGACGAGCAGAACTTCACCCGCCCCGTTCCCAAGTCGGCGGGCGCCCAGATGCGCTTCCTCGTCAAGCAGCTCAAGTCCACCCGCGAAGCGGCCCGCGTGCTCGGCATCTCCCAGCGCACCGTCGAGCGCTACGTGAAGGACCAGATCAAGCAGCCCAAGCCCGCCCTGGCCGCCCGCCTGGAAAGCGAAGTACGCCGCCGCTGGCAGCCCCTGGTCCGCAAGCGCGCCCGCGACAAGGCGGCCAAGACCGCCGGTCTGGTCATCGAGACCCGCGCCCGCTTCGGCTTTACCGCGGCCCCCGGCACCACCGACGACGGCCGGGTGCGCCGCATCACCCAGCACCTGCCCGCCGCCTACGCGTCCCGGCTCTTCGCGGCCCAGGAGGCCGGCGCCGGCGAACAGCAGCTGCGGCAGATCGCGGCCGAAGGACTCCAGGAGGTCTACTTCAAGGACCACGGGGCCCGCGCCTCGGGCCTACTGGTCGAGTTCACCGACATCGACTACGTCGAATTCGACTTCTGA